TGGTTCCCGGCCTGATGAAGGTCGGCGGGTTCGCCGGAACGCTGGCCTACATGAAGCTCCACGGGGTGCCGTTCGCCCTGCCGCTGCTGCTGCTGACCATCCCCCTTCAGGTCGGCGGCGGACTGGCGCTGATGGCGAACTGGAACACGCGCACCGCCGCCTTCCTGCTCGCCGGCCTGACCCTGGTGATCAACCTCTTCATGCACGACTTCTGGAACGACTACCCCGGCGGCGACCCGCAGCACGAGATGCAGAACTTCATCAAGAACCTGGGCATCTTCGCCGGCCTGCTGCTCCTCGCCGCACGGCGGCCAGGGCGGCAGCCTTAAGGCCATCCGCTAGGTCGAGGGATCGATCACCACGCGGCCGCGGACCTTGCCCTCAAGGATCTCGGCGGCGAGGCGGGGCAGGTCGGACAGGCCCGCCACCTCGGTCATGGCGTCCAAGCGGGCGAGGTCCAGGTCGGTTCCAAGCCGCCGCCAGGCCTCGATCCGGTCCGGCGTCGGCCGCATCACGCTGTCGACCCCCGCCAGGACCACGCTGCGCAGGATGAAGGGGGCCACCGAGCCGGGCAGGTCCAGGCCCTGGGCCATGCCGCAGGCGGCCACCGCGCCGCCGTAACGGGTCTGGGAGATGGCGGTCGCCAGGGTGTGGCTGCCCACAGAGTCCACCACGCCGGCCCAGCGCTCCTTGCCGATGGGGCGGGCGGGGCCGGAGAATTCGGCGGCGTCGATCACCTCCGCCGCGCCGAGCCCGCGCAGGTAGGCGCCCTCGGCTTCCGCCCGGCGGGACGAGGCCACCACCCGGTGTCCCAGGCCCGACAGCAGGGTGATGGCGACGCCGCCCACCCCGCCTGCGGCGCCGGTGACCAGGATGTCGCCGGACCCCGGCGCCACCCCCTGGCGCTCCAGGGCCATGACGCAGAGCATGGCGGTGTAGCCCGCCGTCCCGATGGCCATGGCCCGGGCGGTGGAAAGGCTGTCCGGCAGGCGGACCAGCCAGTCGCCCTTGACCCGCGCCCTCTGGGCGTAGCCGCCGTGCCAGGTCTCGCCCACGCCCCAGCCGTTCAGGACGACCCGGTCGCCCGGGGCGAACCCGGCGTGGCTCGAGGCCTCGACCACGCCGGCGAAGTCGATGCCGGGGATCAGGGGAAAGGTGCGCAGGATGGGCGAGCGGCCGGTCAGGGCCAGGCCGTCCTTGAAGTTGATTGTCGAGGCCTCGACCCGGACCGTCACGTCGCCGTCCATCAGGTCGGCGTCGGTCAGGGTCTCCAGCCGGGTCTCGATACCGGCGTCGGTCTTGTGGGCGCGCAGGGCGCGGAAGGTGTCGGACACGGTGGGGGCTCCGTCGGGTTTGGGTTGCGGGGGCGCCTCAGGCGTCCTTGAGGGCGAAGTCGAGCAGGGGATTGATGGCCGGCCAGACGACGCCGGTATGGGTCTCGCCGTCGAAGACCCGCGAGGCGAAGCGCCAGCCCGGCGGCCCCGACAGGGCGCTGAACCGGGCCGACAGCTCGACCGCGTTGTCGACCATTCGGGCGGGGGAGCCCTCGGGTTGCTCCAGGCCGCCGACCCCGACGAACAGCTTCGGCGGCCGGGCCAGGGCCGGCAGGGCGGCGGTGAACCCCGCCTCGCCCTTCAGGACCGTCCGGTTGTCCCACCAGATGGAGGGGCTGAGGGACAGCCAGGCCGAGAAGGCCTCGGGCCGGCGGAACAGGCTGTAGAGGACGAAGAGGCCGCCGAGGGAGTGGCCGAACACGGCCTCCCGCGCCGGGTCGACGGGCAGGACCCCGGCGACGCGGGGGCGCACCTCCCCGGTCAGGATCTCGAGGAAGTCGTCGGCCCCGGCATAGCGGAGCTCGCCCGAGGCGAAGCTGTGGTTGGCCTTCTCCGCCGCGTCCGGCTCGGTGGGGGTCAGGTCCAGGAAGCGCCGGCCAAGGGCGCCGGTAAAGTCCTCGGCGGGATAGCCCACGCCCACCACCACGGCGTGCGGGATCTCCATGCCGGCGGCGGCGCGCAGGCGGGCGGCGTCGGCGAAGGTCCCGAAATAGCCGTCGCCGTCCAGGACATAGACCACCGGATATCCTGACGCCGGCGGCGGCCCGAAGGGCGTGGCGATCCTCAGCCGGTAGGCCCTGCCATTGACCCGGGAGGTGAAGTCCTGCTGGCGGGCAAGCGGGTAGCTGGCGGCTTTCATGCGGACGCTCCAGGTTCAGGGCGCATAGCTGGACCGGCCCTGGACGCCCCAGCGGCCGTCCTGGAGGGTCACGATGTAGATGGAGTCAAAGGCGCTGATCTGGCTGCCGTCCGGCCGGAAACGGGCGAAGCGGGTGTCGAACTGGACCTTGTCGGCGCCGGCGTGGATCACCTCGCGCCGGAGCCAGGCCGACCGGCCCCATTCCGTTAGGGAACGACCTGCGTACATGCGGTCATTGACGTCCTCGGGCGACATGACCCGGACCTTCCCCGAGGCGAAACGCACGTGCGGGAAGTTGAAGCTGGCCCGGACGCCGTCGGCGTCCCGGGCGTTCCAGGACGTCATGAAGGCGTCGAGCACGTCCTGGGCGGCCAAGACCTGGGCGGCGAAGGCGGCGTGTTCGGCGCGCACGGGGGGGCGCGGGACCGATGGGTCTGTCATGGCGGCGTCCTCCCGGAGGCTTTGGGCCTAGGGAAGTCCAGCCCGTCGCCGGGCGCAACCCCTCAGAACACCTTGCGGAAGCTCACCTCGACCACGCGGCCCACGGGATCGAGGACATCCCGGGCGTACCCCGCCGGAACCAGGCCCTGTGCGTCGCGGACCTCAAGGCGGGCGTCGAAGACGTTGTCCACCGCCAGGGTCACCCGGGCGCCCTTCAGGAAGGGCCAGCGCCGCACCAGGTCCGGCGAGCCGGAAAAGGTGTCGAACAGGCGGATGTCCACCGTCGCCAGGTCTGAGAAGACGAGGTCCCCGCCGGGGGTCTCGCCCCGGACCGTCGAGCCGGATCTCCAGGACGCGGTCAGGCGGGCGCCGCGCCCCTGCCGGAAAATCCCCGACTGTAGCTCCACGGTGTGGGCCGGCGAGCCGCCCCGGGCGCCGGCGGCCGATCCGTCCAGGAGGTCAAAGACCGGCCCGCCCTGGCGCACCACGATCCGGTCGGTGAGGGCCGCCGTGTGATAGATCGACACCTGCCAGCCGTTCCGACCCGGCGGCCCGCCCATGCCGGGACCGCCCATCATGGCCATTGGCCGGCCGCCGCCGCCCGCCCCGGGAGGCGGTCCGCCCGGGCCGCGCGGCGGTCCCCCGCCGGGACGGCCCGAGGCGGGTCCCTGGGCGGGCCCCTGGCCGCCGAACCAGTTGAAGCCCCAGCGGATCTCCTCACGCTCGCTGCGCAGGAAGTTGACCGGCCGGACGTCGACCACCGCCAGGCGGCCGCTCGCGTCCCGCAGGAACTTCTCGGGAAAGGCCGCCTGCACCTCCGCCGTCGCCGCCGGCAGGGCGGAGGCCGGATCCTGCGCCTCATTCACGGTGTAGCTGACCGAGAGGTTGAGCTCGCGGGCCGCAAAGGGCTTCCAGTTGATCCCCAGGCGCGTGGAGTCCCGCTGGTCGCTGCTCAGGGTGGGATCGCCCCCGGAGACCTGGACCACCTCCACCGTCTCGCCGCGGACATAGTCAAAAACACGGACCCCGCTGGTCACGGTGCGGGGCGCCCCCAGCTGGACCAGGGTCGGCGGCGACTGGTCCCGGCTGAAGGAGGCCAGGAAGGTCAGGCGGTCCACGGGCGACCAGTTCACCCCGCCGCCCCATGCGCCCAGGTTGCCGGCGTCGGAGAGCGTCTCGCCCTGCAGGTTGAAGTTTACGGACAGGTCGCCCAACCGGCCCCAGCCCTCCACGTCGCGTCGCAGCAGGGGGACATCCAGGCTGGCCTGGCCGCTGACGCCGGTCCGCGACAGGTCGACCTCGCGCTCGACGCCGCGCCGCACCGAGCGCGACTTCAGCCAGGCGCCGGAGGCGCCGGCGCGCGCCGACAGGAAGAGCGGGCCGGCCGGCAGCTCCGCCAGGGCCCCGGCCGCCAGCCCCTGGACTTCGGCGCCCGCGTTGCGCGAGCGGGTTCGGTCGGCCTCGAAGACGGAGAGATCGCCGGGCCCCGGCGCATACGGATTGAAGGCCGGATCTCCGGCGGAGAGACGCGCCTGGGCCAGAGCCGCGTTCACGCCCCCGTCGGTGCGGCCCACGGCGTCCGAAAGGTCCAGGCCGCCGGTCAGGGAGGTGCGCCAGCCGCTTCGGGCGCCATTCAGGCCAAAGCCCAGGCGGGCGCTCCAGTCCTCCGAGGTCTGGCGGACGGCGCCGCGCGAAGCGTCCCGTCGCAGGAGGTCTGTCGTCCCGGAGAAGGGCGACCAGGGGCTCGTCGACGGTACGGCCAGGGCATAGGACGGGCGGCCTTGTAGGGACTCGGATCCGCCGAGATTGAGGACGGCGTTGACCGTCGCCGTCGTCCCAGAGGGCAGGCTGCGCGCCAGGACGCCGTTCACGCTCAGCTTCCGGGTCTCAGGCGTCAGGGTGCGGAAGGCGCCCTCGCCCTGCCCGGGGACCTGTCCGGCCAGGGCGGCGACCTCGGACAGGGTGGGTGGCCGGCTGGCGGCGACCGGGGGCAGGCCGGCGATCGTGACGAAGCTTCCGGCCTGGGCGCTGAGGGCCGGGTCGATCTCGCCGCCGGGTCCGCCTCCGCGGAACAGCCCCTCCGCAGTGAAGAGGGCGGCGGACCCATCCTGCGGGATATCCCGTTCATCCTCGGTGACGGCCGAGGTGTCGGTCCAGTCGACCCGGAGCTGGGTGCGGCGATCCCCGTCAATCCGGAAGACGCCCGCCTCGACCTCCCGGGTCACGGTCCCGCCGGCGGTGGCGGCCTCGATGTCGATCTCGGAGGTCACCGCCCTGAAGGTCTTGCGGGTCACGAAGTTCAGCACCCTCTGGTCGGCGGGATAGCCGTACTTGAGGGCCGCCTCCTCGGGCAGGACATCGACCCTGAGGATGGCCTCGGACGGGAGGTCGCGAAGCTCGGCAAAGCCCGAGATCCGCGCGCCATTGAGCAGGACCACCGGCATGCCGCCGCGGCTGCGGCCCCGGCCGGACTGGGTCTGGGGCGCCAGCTGGGCGACCAGTTCGGCGACGTTGCTGACGCCGTAGGACTGGATTTCCGCCTCGTCGATCCTGAGCTCGGGCCGGATATCGCCCATCGCGGCTCCAGCCCGGTCCGCCGGAGCCTCGACCACGAGTTCATCGACCACGGCCTCTTCGGCCTTCGGCGGAGCCGCAAGGGCGGGGCCGGAGGCGACGACGGCGAAGGCGGGCGCCGCGAGGGCCGCGAGAAGTCGGTTTGGCACGTTGGGGAAGTCCCGGCTGTCCAGTCGCGGACCGGGCGGAGATAGGCGCGGTCGGACCCTGAGCCAACGCTTTCCGCAGGAAAATCCGTCGGGGACGGTGCTCAGGCCCTCGTGAGGTGGAAGCGCACGCCGCAGACTTCGACACGGTCCTCGATGGCGGGCAGGCCGCGCGCCCGGGCGCGGGCGACGATCTGTGCGGGATCGCGAACCTTCAGGTCCACCGCCGAAAGACCGGGGCCGCGACCGTCGGCGGCCGGGACGAAGCGCAGGCCTGCATTGTTGAGCCGGACCCAGGGGACGCCCGCCTCGACCTGGACCGGAGCGCCCGTGACGGCGCTCCAGAGCCGCGCGGCGCCCGCCGGATCGTCGGCCTGGAGCTCGACCGCGGTGAAGTCGACGACCAGGTCCTGGCGCACGCTGGCCTCCCAGCCCGTTCCGCCCGCCGGCGGCCAGGGTCCGGCAAGGTCGCCCGCCGCGTCCCACTCGACGTCCAGGAAGGTGGTCCTGAGGTCGCCGGGGTGAAGCTGGATGAGGGTCCAGCCCGGCCGCGAGGACTCCCAGGCCACCCGCACCCCGGCCTCGCCCGCCTGGCGTCGGACATCCTCCAGTTCGGCAAGGGTCGCCGTCTGGGTGATGACCATGTAGCCACCGTCGCCCTTGCGGCGCTCCAGGTACCGCCCGCCCGCTGTGCCGGGCTTCACGGGCGCCACCACCTCGAAGAAGTTGCGGCCCACAGGCATGAGGGTGTTCTCGAGCCCGAAGACGCCGACCCCCGGGTCAACGAAGCACCGGGCCAGGCCAAAGACAGCCTCGAAGTCCTGCAGGACGGGTTCGAGCCGCTCGGCGACAAGGGCGATCTGCCTGAGCTGGAGGGTCATGGTGCGGGTTCTCGGCTGCGGAGTCTTCGCGGCTCACCCTGGGGGCGACGGGGAAGCCTGGCAAGGCCCGGCCTGGGGCGCCCACGCCCCTGGCCGCCGCCTCGCCTCGCCCAAGAGGTCGGCATGGACAGGCGGGGCCCTGGCGTCGCATAGGAGGGTCCGTGACACCGGCCCCCTCACAGCGCCGCGCGGACATCGACTGGATCCGCATCGCCGCCTTTGGCGTGCTGATCCTGTATCATGTCGGCCTGGTCTATGCGCCGTGGGACTGGCACGTGCACAGTCCGCACACGATCGAGGCGCTGGGCCTGGCCGCCCTGGTCACCAATCCCTGGCGGCTCACCCTGCTGTTCATGGTCTCGGGAGTCGCCCTGCGGTTCATGGTCCGCAAGACGCCCCCGGCCCAGGCCTTCGGGCAGAGGCTCAGGCGGCTGGTCCCGCCCCTGCTGTTCGGCGTCCTGGTCCTGGTCCCGCCCCAGTCCTGGATCGAGGCGGTGGAGAAGGGCAGTTTCCAGGGCGGGCTCGGCGCCTGGTGGCTCTCGGAGTTCAGCCTCCCGGGGCTGAGGGACGGCATACCCCTGAACCACGTCTGGTTCGTCCTCTACATCACGGTCTACAGCCTGGCCGCCCTGGCCCTGGCGGCCTCGCCACGCCGGTTCGCCTGGCTTGAGGGCGCGCTGGGACGGCTGCTGGCCGGCGGCCGCCTGCTCGTGGTTCCCATGGTCTACCTGGCGCTGCTCCGGCTCCTGGTCTTTCCCTGGGCAGGCCTGACAAACCACATCGCCGACGATCCCTACAACCACGCCATGTCCCTGGGCGTCTTCCTCACGGGCTTCCTCCTGGCCCTTCGCGATGACGTCTGGACACGGTTCGAGCGGATGCGGTGGACGTCCCTGGCGGTGGCCGCGGCCAGCCTGCCGGCCCTGATCGTCCTGTCCCAGCCGATAGACCAGCCGCCCTCGGCGCCGGCCAACCTGATGTTCGCCGTCTACCAGTGGGCCACCATCTGCGCCGTCCTCGGCTTTGGCAGCCGTCACCTGCGGAGCGCGGACGGACCGGCCCTGCGCTACCTGACCGACGCCGTCTTCCCCTGTTATCTCGCCCACCAGACCCTGCTGGTGATCGCCGCCCATCTCCTGAAACCCCATGGCCTGCCGGTCGGCGCCGAGGCGGGGCTGCTGGTCCTCATCACCCTGGGCGGCAGCTTCGCCGTTTACGAGATCGTGCGGCGCATCGACCTCCTGCGCCCCCTCTGGGGCCTGCGCCCGAGAGCGAAGACCTGATGCGCCAGTTCCGCCGCCGCCGCTTCCTGCTGCATATCGGGATCGCCGCCCCGATCCTGGCCTATGTCAGCGTGGGGATCGCGGCCCTGACCTGGCCGGGGTTCGACCACGCCACCCAGTACATCAGCGAACTGGGAGGCGAAGCGGCGCCCCATCCGGCCATCTTCAACATCGGCGTCCTGGTCTCGGGCGTCGGGGCCGGGATCGCCGGGATCGGCTTCGCCCTGTCGGTCCTGGCCCTGGGCGGCGCGCGGGTCTCGGCCGCCGT
The sequence above is a segment of the Phenylobacterium parvum genome. Coding sequences within it:
- a CDS encoding DoxX family protein; this encodes MKNPLDPLLDRLSLPMDVAGRVLLGLYFVVPGLMKVGGFAGTLAYMKLHGVPFALPLLLLTIPLQVGGGLALMANWNTRTAAFLLAGLTLVINLFMHDFWNDYPGGDPQHEMQNFIKNLGIFAGLLLLAARRPGRQP
- a CDS encoding VOC family protein, coding for MTLQLRQIALVAERLEPVLQDFEAVFGLARCFVDPGVGVFGLENTLMPVGRNFFEVVAPVKPGTAGGRYLERRKGDGGYMVITQTATLAELEDVRRQAGEAGVRVAWESSRPGWTLIQLHPGDLRTTFLDVEWDAAGDLAGPWPPAGGTGWEASVRQDLVVDFTAVELQADDPAGAARLWSAVTGAPVQVEAGVPWVRLNNAGLRFVPAADGRGPGLSAVDLKVRDPAQIVARARARGLPAIEDRVEVCGVRFHLTRA
- a CDS encoding alpha/beta hydrolase produces the protein MKAASYPLARQQDFTSRVNGRAYRLRIATPFGPPPASGYPVVYVLDGDGYFGTFADAARLRAAAGMEIPHAVVVGVGYPAEDFTGALGRRFLDLTPTEPDAAEKANHSFASGELRYAGADDFLEILTGEVRPRVAGVLPVDPAREAVFGHSLGGLFVLYSLFRRPEAFSAWLSLSPSIWWDNRTVLKGEAGFTAALPALARPPKLFVGVGGLEQPEGSPARMVDNAVELSARFSALSGPPGWRFASRVFDGETHTGVVWPAINPLLDFALKDA
- a CDS encoding TonB-dependent receptor → MPNRLLAALAAPAFAVVASGPALAAPPKAEEAVVDELVVEAPADRAGAAMGDIRPELRIDEAEIQSYGVSNVAELVAQLAPQTQSGRGRSRGGMPVVLLNGARISGFAELRDLPSEAILRVDVLPEEAALKYGYPADQRVLNFVTRKTFRAVTSEIDIEAATAGGTVTREVEAGVFRIDGDRRTQLRVDWTDTSAVTEDERDIPQDGSAALFTAEGLFRGGGPGGEIDPALSAQAGSFVTIAGLPPVAASRPPTLSEVAALAGQVPGQGEGAFRTLTPETRKLSVNGVLARSLPSGTTATVNAVLNLGGSESLQGRPSYALAVPSTSPWSPFSGTTDLLRRDASRGAVRQTSEDWSARLGFGLNGARSGWRTSLTGGLDLSDAVGRTDGGVNAALAQARLSAGDPAFNPYAPGPGDLSVFEADRTRSRNAGAEVQGLAAGALAELPAGPLFLSARAGASGAWLKSRSVRRGVEREVDLSRTGVSGQASLDVPLLRRDVEGWGRLGDLSVNFNLQGETLSDAGNLGAWGGGVNWSPVDRLTFLASFSRDQSPPTLVQLGAPRTVTSGVRVFDYVRGETVEVVQVSGGDPTLSSDQRDSTRLGINWKPFAARELNLSVSYTVNEAQDPASALPAATAEVQAAFPEKFLRDASGRLAVVDVRPVNFLRSEREEIRWGFNWFGGQGPAQGPASGRPGGGPPRGPGGPPPGAGGGGRPMAMMGGPGMGGPPGRNGWQVSIYHTAALTDRIVVRQGGPVFDLLDGSAAGARGGSPAHTVELQSGIFRQGRGARLTASWRSGSTVRGETPGGDLVFSDLATVDIRLFDTFSGSPDLVRRWPFLKGARVTLAVDNVFDARLEVRDAQGLVPAGYARDVLDPVGRVVEVSFRKVF
- a CDS encoding MDR family oxidoreductase; translation: MSDTFRALRAHKTDAGIETRLETLTDADLMDGDVTVRVEASTINFKDGLALTGRSPILRTFPLIPGIDFAGVVEASSHAGFAPGDRVVLNGWGVGETWHGGYAQRARVKGDWLVRLPDSLSTARAMAIGTAGYTAMLCVMALERQGVAPGSGDILVTGAAGGVGGVAITLLSGLGHRVVASSRRAEAEGAYLRGLGAAEVIDAAEFSGPARPIGKERWAGVVDSVGSHTLATAISQTRYGGAVAACGMAQGLDLPGSVAPFILRSVVLAGVDSVMRPTPDRIEAWRRLGTDLDLARLDAMTEVAGLSDLPRLAAEILEGKVRGRVVIDPST
- a CDS encoding acyltransferase family protein, with protein sequence MTPAPSQRRADIDWIRIAAFGVLILYHVGLVYAPWDWHVHSPHTIEALGLAALVTNPWRLTLLFMVSGVALRFMVRKTPPAQAFGQRLRRLVPPLLFGVLVLVPPQSWIEAVEKGSFQGGLGAWWLSEFSLPGLRDGIPLNHVWFVLYITVYSLAALALAASPRRFAWLEGALGRLLAGGRLLVVPMVYLALLRLLVFPWAGLTNHIADDPYNHAMSLGVFLTGFLLALRDDVWTRFERMRWTSLAVAAASLPALIVLSQPIDQPPSAPANLMFAVYQWATICAVLGFGSRHLRSADGPALRYLTDAVFPCYLAHQTLLVIAAHLLKPHGLPVGAEAGLLVLITLGGSFAVYEIVRRIDLLRPLWGLRPRAKT